One genomic window of Muntiacus reevesi chromosome 4, mMunRee1.1, whole genome shotgun sequence includes the following:
- the ITIH1 gene encoding inter-alpha-trypsin inhibitor heavy chain H1 — protein sequence MGLRGLPCMCLLSLLTLQAVAAQGSPTSNPKGGKKRMAVDAAADGVVIRSLKVNCKVTSRFAHYVITSQVINSADTAKEVSFNVEIPKTAFISDFAITADENTFIGDIKDKVTAWKQYRKAAISGENAGLVRASGRTMEQFSIHIMVGPQSKATFRLTYEEVLRRKLMQYDIVIKVKPKQLVQHFEIDVDIFEPQGIRNLDVEASFLPKKLAAQLIKKSFSGKKGHVLFRPTVSQQQTCPTCSTTLLNGDFKVTYDVNRDNVCDLLVANNYFAHFFAPQNLRKLNKNVVFVIDISTSMEGQKVRQTKEALHKILGDLRPEDHFDLVLFGSAVQSWKGSLVQASPANLEAARNFVKQFSLAGATNLNGGLLTGIGILNEAQQSHPELSNHASILIMLTDGEPTEGVTDRTQILKNVRDAIKGRFPLYNLGFGHDVDLNFLEVMSLENNGRVQRIYEDHDATQQLQGFYEQVANPLLRDVELLYPREAVSDLTQHRHKQYYEGSEIMVAGRIADHKLSSFKADVRAHAEGQEFMTTCLVDEEEMKKLLRERGHMLENHVERLWAYLTIQELLAKRMKLEGKEKANVSAKALEMSLAYQFVTPLTSMTVRGMADQDGLEPIIDKPLDDSLPLEMVGPRKTFMLEASQPAPTHSSLNIEKLPDQVTSVDADPHFLIHVPQKEDTLCFNINEEPGVVLSLVQDPDTGFSVNGQLIGDKAGSPGKPEGTYFGRLGIANPATDFQLEVTPQNITLNPGSGGPVFSWRDQAFLRQNEVLVTINRKRNLVVSVEDGGTFEVVLHRVWRGSAVRQDFLGFYVLDSHRMSARTHGLLGQFFHPFDYKVSDLHPGSDPTKTDATMVVKNRRLTVTRGLQKDYRKDPRHGAEVICWFIHNNGNGLIDGVHTDYIVPDIF from the exons ATGGGGCTGCGGGGGCTCCCCTGCATGTGCCTGCTGTCCCTGCTCACCCTGCAGGCCGTGGCCGCTCAGGGGTCTCCCACCAGCAATCCCAAAGGTGGCAAG AAGCGAATGGCTGTGGATGCA GCTGCCGATGGTGTGGTCATCCGCAGTTTGAAAGTCAACTGCAAAGTCACCTCTCGCTTCGCCCACTACGTCATCACCAGCCAAGTAATCAACAGCGCTGACACAGCCAAGGAAGTGTCCTTCAACGTGGAAATACCCAAGACGGCCTTCATCAGCGACTTTGCCAT CACAGCAGATGAAAACACCTTCATTGGAGACATAAAGGACAAAGTGACCGCATGGAAGCAATACCGGAAAGCAGCCATCTCAGGAGAGAATGCAGGACTTGTCAG GGCCTCAGGGAGAACAATGGAGCAGTTCTCCATCCACATCATGGTCGGTCCACAGAGCAAGGCCACGTTCCGGCTGACCTATGAGGAGGTGCTGAGGCGGAAGCTCATGCAGTATGACATTGTCATCAAAGTCAAGCCCAAGCAGCTGGTGCAGCATTTTGAG ATCGACGTGGACATCTTTGAGCCCCAGGGGATCAGGAATCTGGATGTTGAGGCCTCCTTCCTCCCCAAGAAACTGGCTGCCCAACTTATCAAGAAGTCCTTCTCAGGGAAAAAG GGTCATGTGCTTTTCCGCCCCACAGTGAGCCAGCAGCAAACCTGCCCCACGTGCTCCACAACCTTGCTGAATGGGGACTTCAAGGTGACTTACGATGTCAATCGGGACAATGTCTGCGACCTCCTG GTCGCCAATAACTACTTTGCCCACTTCTTTGCTCCCCAAAACCTAAGAAAACTGAACAAGAATGTGGTTTTTGTGATTGATATCAGCACCTCCATGGAAGGCCAGAAAGTGAGGCAG ACCAAGGAGGCACTCCATAAAATCCTGGGGGACCTGCGGCCAGAGGACCACTTCGACCTGGTCCTCTTTGGGTCTGCAGTGCAGTCATGGAAGGGTTCGCTGGTGCAGGCATCTCCTGCCAACCTGGAGGCAGCTCGGAACTTTGTGAAGCAATTCTCCCTGGCCGGCG cTACAAACCTGAATGGAGGTCTGCTCACGGGAATTGGGATCTTGAACGAAGCTCAGCAAAGCCACCCAGAACTCAGCAACCATGCCTCAATTCTCATCATGTTGACAGATGGCGAGCCCACAGAGG GGGTGACGGATCGTACCCAAATCCTCAAGAATGTCCGAGATGCCATCAAGGGCAGGTTCCCACTCTACAACTTGGGCTTCGGCCATGATGTGGACTTGAACTTCCTGGAGGTCATGTCCCTGGAGAACAATGGACGTGTCCAGAGAATCTACGAGGACCATGACGCCACCCAGCAGCTGCAG GGTTTCTATGAGCAGGTAGCTAACCCGCTCCTGAGGGATGTGGAGTTGCTGTACCCCCGGGAAGCCGTCTCAGACCTGACCCAGCACCGCCATAAACAGTACTATGAAGGCTCGGAGATCATGGTGGCGGGGCGCATTGCTGACCACAAACTGAGCAGCTTCAAGGCGGACGTGCGAGCTCATGCG GAGGGCCAAGAATTCATGACAACCTGCCTGGTGGATGaggaagagatgaagaaactgctCCGAGAACGGGGCCACATGCTGGAGAACCACGTTGAACGCCTGTGGGCCTACCTGACCATCCAGGAGCTGCTGGCCAAGCG GATGAAGttggaggggaaggagaaggccAACGTGTCAGCCAAGGCCCTGGAGATGTCGTTGGCCTATCAGTTCGTGACCCCACTGACCTCCATGACCGTCAGGGGCATGGCAGACCAGGACGGCCTGGAGCCCATCATTGATAAGCCCCTGGACG ATTCTCTGCCCTTGG AGATGGTGGGACCCAGAAAAA CCTTCATGCTAGAGGCCTCTCAGCCTGCTCCAACGCACTCCAGCCTCAACATCGAGAAGTTACCAGACCAAGTGACTAGCG TGGATGCTGACCCCCACTTCCTCATCCACGTGCCCCAAAAAGAGGACACGCTGTGCTTCAACATCAacgaggagcctggtgtggtCCTGAGCCTGGTGCAGGACCCTGACACAG GCTTCTCAGTGAACGGGCAGCTCATCGGCGACAAGGCCGGGAGCCCTGGGAAACCCGAGGGCACGTACTTCGGGCGGCTGGGGATCGCAAACCCCGCAACTGACTTCCAGCTGGAAGTGACTCCTCAGAACATTACACTGAACCCTGGGTCTGGCGGGCCCGTGTTCTCCTGGAGGGACCAGGCCTTCCTGCGGCAAAATGA GGTGTTGGTGACCATCAATaggaagaggaacctggtggtgtCCGTGGAGGACGGGGGCACCTTCGAGGTCGTCCTGCACCGGGTGTGGAGGGGGAGTGCCGTCCGCCAGGACTTCCTCGGCTTCTACGTGCTGGATAGTCACCGGATGTCAGCACGGACACATGGGCTGCTGG GACAATTCTTCCACCCCTTTGATTATAAAGTGTCCGACCTCCACCCAGGCTCTGACCCCACAAAGACAGACGCCACAATGGTGGTGAAGAACCGCCGCCTGACGGTCACCAG GGGTTTGCAAAAAGACTACAGGAAGGACCCCCGTCATGGGGCTGAGGTGATCTGCTGGTTCATCCACAACAATGGGAATGGGCTGATCGACGGCGTCCACACCGACTATATCGTCCCTGACATCTTCTGA